The proteins below come from a single Halostagnicola larsenii XH-48 genomic window:
- the glyS gene encoding glycine--tRNA ligase, which produces MSNESPSAVAADALERTSERLVELAKRRGYFFQSSGAYGGVGGFYTFGPQGASLKSNVEDAWRDRFALEEGNMEIDAPTIMPEPVFEASGHLDTFDDMLVECPDCGESHRADHVVEDNTEYEDAESLPIPEVEEVIAEYELVCPACGAGLAGQAVEAFNLMFATNIGPGGAQPGYLRPETAQGIFVEFPRLKEYARNTLPFGVTQIGRAYRNEISPRRSIIRTREFTQAELEYFIDPETDEPDLEAVEDVEVTLYPAGEQAADDGEEIRTTIGEAVESGTISSPWVGYFLGVAKPWYDAVGVDMDRFRFRQHLAGERAHYAADCWDAEALIDGSEESQDSEQRESTESSSGYWIEMAGFAYRSDYDLSKHAEHSEDRFTVFRQYDEPKTVERATVDPDMSYLGPEFGGDAQTVVDGLETLAERDRSAFESETVEIELEGETHEIPLEKTGFAVEEQTEAGEHIIPHVIEPSFGVDRLVYTVLHHAYREDEVAGEERTYLALEPEVAPTFVGVFPLQNDNELEALAEAIAADLREAGLAVTYDDSGNIGRRYRRQDEVGTPFCVTVDYETLENEETTVTVRERDTTDQMRLPVDDLAKTLSALRTGEIAFEDLEE; this is translated from the coding sequence ATGAGTAACGAGAGTCCCTCCGCTGTCGCCGCCGACGCGCTCGAGCGCACGAGCGAACGGCTCGTCGAACTCGCCAAGCGCCGCGGCTACTTCTTCCAGTCTTCGGGTGCCTACGGCGGCGTCGGCGGCTTCTACACGTTCGGCCCGCAGGGTGCTTCGCTGAAGAGCAACGTCGAGGACGCCTGGCGCGACCGCTTCGCCCTCGAGGAGGGCAACATGGAGATCGACGCGCCGACCATCATGCCCGAGCCGGTCTTCGAAGCGTCGGGCCACCTCGACACCTTCGACGACATGCTCGTCGAGTGTCCCGACTGCGGCGAGAGCCACCGCGCGGATCACGTCGTCGAGGATAACACCGAGTACGAGGACGCAGAAAGCCTCCCGATTCCGGAAGTCGAAGAAGTCATCGCGGAGTACGAACTCGTCTGTCCCGCCTGCGGCGCGGGTCTCGCGGGACAGGCCGTCGAGGCATTCAACCTCATGTTCGCGACGAACATCGGCCCCGGCGGCGCTCAGCCGGGCTACCTTCGACCCGAGACCGCACAGGGCATCTTCGTCGAGTTCCCGCGGCTCAAGGAGTACGCCCGGAACACGCTGCCGTTCGGCGTCACCCAGATCGGCCGGGCCTACCGCAACGAGATCAGTCCGCGGCGGTCGATCATCCGCACCCGCGAGTTCACCCAGGCCGAACTCGAGTACTTCATCGACCCCGAGACGGACGAGCCGGACCTCGAGGCGGTCGAAGACGTCGAGGTGACGCTGTATCCGGCGGGCGAGCAGGCGGCAGACGACGGCGAGGAGATCCGGACGACCATCGGCGAGGCCGTCGAATCGGGGACGATCTCGAGTCCGTGGGTGGGCTACTTCCTCGGCGTCGCCAAGCCGTGGTACGACGCCGTCGGCGTCGACATGGACCGGTTCCGGTTCCGCCAGCACCTCGCGGGCGAGCGCGCCCACTACGCCGCTGACTGCTGGGACGCCGAGGCGTTGATCGACGGCAGTGAGGAATCGCAAGATTCCGAACAACGGGAGTCGACGGAGTCGTCTTCCGGTTACTGGATCGAGATGGCCGGGTTCGCCTACCGCAGCGACTACGACCTCTCGAAACACGCCGAACACTCCGAGGACCGCTTTACCGTCTTCCGGCAGTACGACGAACCGAAAACCGTCGAGCGCGCCACCGTCGATCCTGACATGAGCTACCTGGGTCCGGAGTTCGGCGGCGACGCCCAGACCGTCGTGGACGGACTCGAGACCCTCGCAGAACGCGACCGATCGGCGTTCGAAAGTGAGACCGTCGAAATCGAACTCGAGGGCGAGACCCACGAGATCCCGCTCGAGAAGACCGGCTTCGCCGTCGAGGAGCAGACCGAGGCGGGCGAGCACATCATCCCGCACGTCATCGAACCCTCCTTCGGCGTCGACCGGCTCGTTTACACCGTCCTCCACCACGCCTACCGAGAGGACGAGGTCGCCGGCGAGGAGCGAACCTACCTCGCGCTCGAACCCGAAGTCGCGCCGACGTTCGTGGGTGTGTTCCCGCTGCAAAACGACAACGAGCTCGAAGCGCTGGCCGAAGCGATCGCCGCGGACCTGCGGGAGGCCGGACTGGCAGTCACCTACGATGACTCGGGGAACATCGGCCGGCGGTATCGCAGACAGGACGAGGTCGGCACGCCGTTCTGCGTGACCGTCGACTACGAGACGCTTGAAAACGAGGAAACCACCGTCACGGTCCGCGAACGGGACACGACCGACCAGATGCGACTGCCAGTCGACGACCTGGCCAAGACGCTCTCGGCGCTTCGAACCGGCGAGATCGCGTTCGAAGACCTCGAGGAGTAG
- a CDS encoding dolichol kinase: MADELKRRLVHASGSGLVALYLLATHFDLGLTWPRFQALLIVLATGALILEFLRLQVGLNWRLYDVLTREYEQDNPAAYALYMISMAAVVVVFEPDIALPAMLMLALGDPISGAVSDNTLQRIKPPKVLVTMFLVSAAIAVPFMGLVAAVAAAVGATLADGVTLEIRTYIIDDNLTIPIYAACLAWVALEFVPL, from the coding sequence ATGGCCGACGAACTAAAGCGACGGCTGGTCCACGCCAGCGGCTCCGGACTGGTTGCCCTCTACTTACTCGCCACACACTTCGACCTCGGGCTGACGTGGCCCCGGTTTCAGGCACTCCTGATAGTGCTCGCGACCGGCGCGCTCATCCTCGAGTTCCTGCGCCTCCAGGTGGGACTCAACTGGCGGCTCTACGACGTGCTCACTCGAGAGTACGAACAGGACAATCCCGCCGCCTACGCGCTGTACATGATCAGCATGGCCGCGGTCGTCGTCGTCTTCGAACCGGATATCGCCCTTCCGGCAATGTTGATGCTCGCGCTCGGCGACCCGATCAGCGGCGCAGTCTCCGATAACACCCTCCAGCGAATTAAACCACCGAAGGTCCTCGTCACGATGTTTCTCGTCTCGGCGGCAATTGCGGTCCCCTTCATGGGACTCGTTGCCGCGGTGGCCGCCGCGGTGGGCGCGACGCTGGCCGACGGCGTGACCCTCGAGATTCGAACCTACATAATCGACGACAACCTGACGATACCGATCTACGCAGCCTGCCTGGCGTGGGTCGCCCTCGAGTTCGTGCCGCTGTGA
- a CDS encoding DEAD/DEAH box helicase, whose translation MAATDEEIPSIDHPLLEPNFLERRLYQLKLAGTAANDHTLVCLPTGLGKTTVSLLVTARRLEEVGGKSLMLAPTKPLVQQHAEFYREALQIPDEEIVVFTGDVSPDDRAALWNESTVIMATPQVIENDLVGSRVSLSDVTHITFDECHRATGDYAYNYIAERYHADANQPLVTGMSASPGGDEEAILEVCENLGLHEVEVMTEEDADVSEFTHDTDVEWERIDLPEDVIEIRDALNEVITERLEKLKELGIAKSTQPDQSQKDLNRMRAELQELINNDQSEGFKGMSVHAEVMKLRQAVTLVETQSVEALRRYFDRQRNQARSSGASKASQRLVSDPRVKESMRKAEKYDELHPKYRKTRMLLAETLGLEGGERVIVFTESRDTAEALTDFLDDSFDAKRFVGQGDREGSDGMTQTQQQDVLNDFRAGEFEVLVSTSVAEEGLDVPEVDLVLFYEPVPTAIRSIQRKGRTGRQSEGRVVVLMAEDTRDEAYFWISRRREKEMESELRELKGMADDLKEELDDAQQSLAAFESGGEGTGESGDSSTNESEVEVNDGRQKPPDGDISSSGSEGVADRPGLREFDGSDGDDGGDPTDEAADAEVEPREPHADGDAIEIVADQREMDANIARELSKREDVEIRLETLEVGDYVLSDRAVVERKSVADFVDSLVGGDRSVFEQVGAMARHYSRPIVIVEGDGLYEQRDVHPNAVRGALSSLAVDFGASVLRTEDETDTKELLGVIAGREQETSNREVSVHGEKQSKTLAEQQEYVVGSIAEIGPVTARSLLEEFGTVEAVMIASEDELQAADGVGSVTAARIREVIGSDYTGSGK comes from the coding sequence ATGGCAGCGACGGACGAGGAAATCCCCTCCATCGACCACCCCCTGCTCGAGCCGAACTTTCTCGAGCGCCGACTCTACCAACTGAAACTCGCGGGAACGGCCGCGAACGACCACACGCTGGTCTGTCTCCCGACCGGGCTGGGAAAGACGACGGTGAGCCTGCTCGTGACCGCCCGTCGACTCGAGGAGGTCGGCGGCAAGTCGCTCATGCTCGCGCCGACGAAACCCCTCGTCCAGCAACACGCGGAGTTCTATCGCGAGGCCCTCCAGATCCCCGACGAGGAGATCGTCGTCTTCACGGGCGACGTGAGTCCGGACGATCGGGCCGCACTGTGGAACGAGTCGACCGTTATCATGGCGACGCCGCAGGTCATCGAGAACGACCTCGTCGGCAGTCGCGTCTCGCTTTCGGACGTGACACACATCACCTTCGACGAGTGCCACCGGGCGACCGGCGACTACGCCTACAACTACATCGCAGAGCGGTATCACGCCGACGCGAACCAGCCGCTCGTGACGGGGATGAGCGCCTCGCCGGGCGGCGACGAGGAGGCTATCCTCGAGGTCTGTGAGAACCTCGGACTGCACGAGGTCGAGGTGATGACCGAAGAGGACGCCGACGTTTCGGAGTTCACCCACGACACGGACGTCGAGTGGGAGCGGATCGACCTCCCGGAGGACGTCATCGAGATCCGGGACGCACTGAACGAGGTGATCACGGAGCGCCTCGAGAAGTTGAAGGAACTCGGTATCGCGAAGTCGACCCAGCCCGATCAGTCCCAGAAGGACCTAAACCGGATGCGCGCCGAGTTACAGGAGCTGATCAACAACGACCAGTCCGAGGGGTTCAAAGGGATGTCCGTCCACGCCGAGGTGATGAAGCTCCGGCAGGCGGTGACGCTGGTCGAAACCCAGAGCGTCGAGGCGCTGCGGCGGTACTTCGACCGCCAGCGAAACCAGGCTCGATCCTCGGGTGCCTCGAAGGCGAGCCAGCGACTCGTTTCGGACCCGCGGGTCAAAGAGTCGATGCGAAAGGCCGAGAAGTACGACGAACTCCACCCCAAGTATCGAAAGACGCGGATGCTGCTCGCCGAAACGCTCGGCCTCGAGGGCGGCGAGCGCGTCATCGTCTTCACCGAATCGAGGGATACCGCTGAGGCGCTGACGGACTTTCTCGACGACAGCTTCGACGCCAAGCGGTTCGTTGGACAGGGCGACCGCGAGGGCTCCGATGGGATGACCCAGACCCAACAACAGGACGTGCTGAACGACTTCCGGGCGGGCGAGTTCGAAGTGCTGGTCTCGACCTCCGTCGCCGAGGAGGGACTGGACGTGCCCGAAGTCGACCTCGTGCTCTTTTACGAACCAGTGCCGACGGCGATCCGGTCCATCCAGCGCAAGGGCCGAACGGGCCGCCAGTCCGAGGGTCGCGTCGTCGTCCTGATGGCCGAGGACACGCGCGACGAGGCCTACTTCTGGATCTCGCGCCGTCGGGAGAAAGAGATGGAAAGCGAACTGCGCGAACTGAAGGGGATGGCCGACGACCTGAAAGAGGAACTCGACGACGCCCAGCAGTCACTCGCCGCGTTCGAGAGTGGTGGCGAGGGCACGGGTGAGAGCGGAGACAGCAGTACGAACGAAAGCGAAGTGGAAGTGAACGACGGAAGGCAGAAACCGCCCGACGGAGACATCTCCTCCAGTGGAAGTGAGGGGGTTGCCGATCGGCCGGGGTTACGCGAATTCGACGGCAGCGACGGCGACGATGGCGGCGATCCGACCGACGAAGCCGCGGACGCCGAGGTCGAACCCCGCGAGCCACACGCCGACGGCGACGCGATCGAAATCGTTGCCGACCAGCGCGAGATGGACGCGAACATCGCCCGAGAGCTCTCGAAGCGCGAGGACGTCGAGATCCGCCTCGAAACCCTCGAGGTGGGCGATTACGTGCTCTCGGATCGGGCCGTCGTCGAGCGCAAGTCGGTCGCCGACTTCGTCGACTCGCTGGTCGGGGGCGACCGGTCGGTCTTCGAGCAGGTCGGCGCGATGGCCAGACACTACTCCCGGCCGATCGTGATCGTCGAGGGCGACGGCCTGTACGAACAGCGAGACGTCCACCCGAACGCGGTCAGAGGGGCGCTCTCGAGTCTCGCCGTCGACTTCGGCGCGAGCGTGCTCCGGACCGAAGACGAAACCGACACGAAGGAACTGCTCGGCGTCATCGCCGGGCGCGAACAGGAGACGTCGAACCGCGAAGTCTCGGTCCACGGCGAAAAGCAGAGCAAGACCCTCGCCGAACAACAGGAGTACGTCGTCGGCTCCATCGCGGAAATCGGCCCGGTGACCGCCCGGTCGTTACTCGAGGAATTTGGCACCGTCGAGGCGGTGATGATCGCGAGCGAAGACGAGTTACAGGCGGCGGACGGCGTCGGCTCGGTCACCGCAGCGCGGATCCGCGAGGTCATCGGAAGCGACTACACCGGTTCCGGAAAGTAA
- a CDS encoding ABC transporter permease, with amino-acid sequence MAVDTVSRLTLYVREDVRDTVRERQAQVILGLYALVGFWVANNAATNPAIDPADVDLSAVLASPLVMLTPLIVLGFFCSSLVEKRTSGALTVVLGLPFSRKTVVLGTLIGRSILITAAILIATVVALPVGYFRGVSIDPVTLVGSTLVVVLLGIVFTAIAVLISTVTRTATRATVTAFVTFIVFAFNIWAQFPRLGVYVTHGLSYPESFPAWYDFVVALNPMAAYTYLVAETFPALEGGIFIRAPQEPAFFERPPFALAVLLGWIVFATWLGHRRFRATDL; translated from the coding sequence ATGGCGGTCGACACCGTCTCGCGGCTGACGCTGTACGTTCGCGAAGACGTTCGCGACACTGTCCGCGAGCGCCAGGCACAGGTAATCCTCGGACTGTACGCGCTTGTGGGGTTCTGGGTGGCCAACAACGCCGCGACTAACCCGGCGATCGACCCCGCGGATGTCGATCTGTCCGCGGTGCTCGCGTCCCCACTCGTGATGCTCACGCCCCTGATCGTGCTCGGGTTTTTCTGTTCCTCGCTCGTCGAAAAGCGGACCTCCGGCGCGTTGACGGTCGTGCTCGGGCTTCCCTTCTCGCGGAAAACGGTCGTACTCGGTACGCTGATCGGGCGCAGTATCCTCATCACGGCGGCGATACTGATCGCAACCGTCGTCGCCCTCCCGGTCGGCTACTTCCGTGGCGTCTCCATCGATCCCGTCACCCTCGTCGGGTCCACGCTCGTGGTAGTGCTTCTGGGAATAGTCTTCACCGCTATCGCGGTCTTGATCTCGACGGTGACGCGAACGGCGACTCGAGCCACTGTCACGGCCTTCGTCACGTTCATCGTCTTCGCGTTCAACATCTGGGCGCAGTTCCCGCGGCTCGGGGTGTACGTCACCCACGGTCTATCGTATCCGGAATCGTTCCCCGCGTGGTATGACTTCGTCGTCGCGTTGAACCCCATGGCGGCCTACACCTATCTGGTCGCCGAAACGTTCCCGGCTCTCGAGGGCGGTATTTTCATTCGAGCGCCCCAAGAGCCGGCGTTCTTCGAGCGACCGCCGTTCGCACTCGCCGTCCTCCTCGGGTGGATTGTGTTCGCAACGTGGCTCGGACACCGCCGGTTTCGGGCGACCGATCTGTAG
- a CDS encoding Sjogren's syndrome/scleroderma autoantigen 1 family protein, translated as MSDFDKEAEREKLREKYEQDKREREATQRMSDLLLKGARMTNTHCNTCGDPLFQQNGTTFCPSCHGSAEGVEASAADESATQGSQPATAPDGQAPASGTETDAATPVDASEPVDPSEPVTPSEAAGASDTTTDQTGSTGPEQVSPAQPRDGSTEPSSPDRTPAQPPETRDGSTDPSRFAAKNRPSRGRAGDDRPAPVAVEGDLETAHDALVESLERFARKAAETDDPRYARECLEAAREASEALSALR; from the coding sequence ATGAGCGACTTCGACAAGGAAGCCGAACGGGAGAAGCTTCGGGAGAAGTACGAGCAGGACAAACGCGAGCGGGAGGCGACCCAGCGGATGAGCGACCTCCTGCTCAAGGGTGCCCGGATGACCAACACCCACTGTAACACCTGCGGCGATCCGCTTTTCCAGCAGAACGGGACGACGTTCTGTCCGTCCTGTCACGGCAGCGCCGAGGGCGTGGAGGCGTCCGCGGCCGACGAGTCGGCGACGCAGGGTTCGCAACCGGCGACCGCTCCCGATGGCCAAGCGCCGGCCTCAGGCACCGAGACCGATGCGGCGACGCCCGTGGATGCGTCTGAGCCGGTGGACCCATCCGAACCCGTGACCCCATCCGAAGCCGCCGGTGCGTCCGATACGACCACCGATCAGACGGGTTCGACTGGGCCAGAGCAGGTATCGCCGGCCCAACCCCGAGACGGTTCGACCGAGCCCTCGAGCCCCGACAGAACGCCCGCTCAGCCGCCCGAGACTCGAGACGGGTCGACCGACCCGTCTCGATTCGCCGCGAAAAACCGGCCGTCTCGAGGCCGCGCCGGCGATGACCGCCCCGCTCCCGTCGCCGTCGAGGGCGACCTCGAGACTGCACACGACGCGCTGGTCGAATCCCTCGAGCGATTCGCGAGAAAAGCCGCCGAAACGGACGACCCGCGGTACGCCAGAGAGTGTCTCGAGGCCGCTCGCGAGGCGAGCGAGGCGCTGTCGGCGTTGCGGTGA
- a CDS encoding ArsR/SmtB family transcription factor, translating to MARLFPTQTDAAVERSDNPAVLSLDDAATRDVIEALSSETAYDIFRLLNETPATPSRIADQLDQSVQNVHYHLENLESAGVIEVADTCYSEKGREMSVFVVSEDPTLLFLGTEDDRPSLKRAFKSFASLLGPPSILLAAGESVSQLVTTE from the coding sequence ATGGCACGACTCTTCCCAACACAGACGGACGCCGCCGTAGAACGAAGCGACAATCCAGCCGTCCTCAGCCTCGACGATGCTGCGACTCGAGACGTGATCGAAGCGCTGTCCTCCGAGACTGCGTACGATATCTTCCGGCTGCTCAACGAGACGCCGGCCACGCCATCACGGATCGCCGATCAGCTCGACCAGAGCGTTCAGAACGTCCACTATCACCTCGAGAACCTCGAATCGGCCGGGGTGATCGAGGTCGCCGATACTTGCTATTCGGAGAAAGGCCGAGAGATGAGTGTTTTCGTCGTCTCAGAAGACCCAACGCTCCTCTTCCTCGGTACCGAGGACGATCGGCCGAGTCTCAAACGTGCGTTCAAATCCTTCGCATCGTTGCTCGGCCCACCATCGATTCTGCTTGCGGCCGGCGAATCCGTCTCACAGCTCGTCACTACCGAATGA
- a CDS encoding alpha/beta fold hydrolase, producing the protein MSTASNEDTSLYYELDGDGSRDSADGTADTVVFVPEAGLGGWSWGWQHAALAGPFETIVWDLRGTGRSDAPPGPYDLATLAADLEAVLADAGTRSAHVVGAGLGGAVALEAARTTNRVETLALLGTAPTEAAFSLEPLFAPPDDREAIRSSLETVLSPAFRARQSDVLEGIVDWRTDGDASRAGWEAQLAALSGFDATDWLVEVTQPALVLHGTDDQLVDPAAGERLARGLPRGEFEKIEDAGHLAFIERSRTVNDRLLGFLESQREETA; encoded by the coding sequence ATGTCTACTGCGTCGAACGAAGACACCTCACTGTACTACGAACTCGACGGTGACGGCTCCCGCGACAGCGCCGATGGCACCGCCGACACCGTGGTCTTCGTGCCCGAAGCCGGCCTCGGCGGCTGGTCGTGGGGCTGGCAGCACGCGGCGCTAGCCGGTCCGTTCGAGACGATCGTCTGGGATCTTCGCGGAACCGGCCGTTCTGACGCACCACCCGGTCCGTACGATCTCGCAACGCTCGCGGCGGATCTCGAGGCCGTCCTCGCCGACGCCGGTACTCGATCCGCCCACGTCGTCGGTGCCGGCCTCGGCGGTGCCGTCGCGCTCGAGGCCGCGCGTACCACGAATCGCGTCGAAACGCTCGCACTGCTCGGGACCGCTCCCACGGAAGCTGCGTTTTCGCTCGAGCCGTTGTTCGCCCCGCCCGACGACCGCGAGGCGATCCGCTCGTCGCTCGAGACGGTGCTCTCGCCGGCGTTTCGAGCGCGTCAATCCGACGTTCTCGAGGGAATCGTCGACTGGCGAACTGACGGCGACGCTTCTCGAGCGGGTTGGGAGGCCCAACTCGCTGCCCTCTCCGGATTCGACGCGACCGACTGGCTGGTCGAGGTCACGCAACCCGCACTCGTCCTTCACGGCACTGACGACCAACTCGTCGATCCCGCGGCCGGCGAACGGTTGGCTCGAGGGCTTCCGCGCGGCGAGTTCGAGAAGATCGAGGATGCCGGACATCTCGCGTTCATCGAACGCTCCCGAACGGTGAACGACCGGCTGCTGGGCTTTCTCGAGTCCCAGCGCGAAGAGACAGCGTAA
- a CDS encoding CBS domain-containing protein, giving the protein MNVADAMTPRAEVVTVELPGTRSDVLEYLQEQSFSSVPVVKSTDEGTEYRGLVSRDVLIEQPDEDQLVMLLDDVPTTTAETSLEDVAQTMVEQGARRVPVVDGEFEGIVTVTDVIHAIATGDQETDDVVESYASENVNTTYEGAPLTVAERELFYANVPYAVALDDEGSMSGVLTEVDIIDVARIVEGEEETGNNFPDQDADYSWEGIKGVGSRYLPTRDIEIPTGPVREFMTDEVVTVTAKKSIQETAQAMISNDVEQIPMVTGEQLAGIVCDVDLLEALYE; this is encoded by the coding sequence ATGAACGTAGCCGACGCGATGACGCCGCGCGCGGAGGTCGTGACCGTCGAACTGCCGGGAACCAGAAGCGACGTGCTCGAGTACCTGCAGGAACAGTCGTTCTCGTCGGTTCCGGTCGTGAAATCGACCGACGAGGGGACCGAGTACCGGGGGCTCGTCTCTCGAGACGTGCTGATCGAACAGCCGGACGAAGATCAGCTCGTCATGCTGCTCGATGACGTGCCGACGACGACGGCGGAGACGTCACTCGAGGATGTCGCACAAACGATGGTCGAGCAGGGCGCGCGTCGCGTCCCCGTCGTCGACGGGGAGTTCGAGGGAATCGTCACGGTGACCGACGTGATCCACGCCATCGCGACGGGCGATCAGGAGACCGACGACGTCGTCGAATCCTACGCGAGCGAGAACGTCAACACGACCTACGAGGGTGCGCCGTTGACCGTCGCAGAGCGCGAGTTGTTCTACGCGAACGTCCCGTACGCGGTCGCACTCGACGACGAGGGATCCATGAGCGGCGTGCTCACCGAAGTCGATATCATCGACGTCGCCCGGATCGTCGAGGGCGAAGAGGAAACGGGGAACAACTTCCCGGATCAGGACGCAGACTACTCCTGGGAGGGAATCAAAGGCGTCGGGAGCCGCTACCTGCCGACTCGAGACATCGAGATTCCGACCGGTCCCGTCCGGGAGTTCATGACCGACGAGGTCGTCACGGTGACGGCCAAGAAGTCAATCCAGGAGACCGCACAGGCGATGATCAGCAACGACGTCGAGCAGATTCCGATGGTGACGGGCGAACAGCTCGCGGGTATCGTCTGCGACGTCGACCTGCTGGAGGCGCTGTATGAGTAA
- a CDS encoding ABC transporter ATP-binding protein — protein sequence MAAIELRGVTKQYTSYGFFGNRSVTAVQDLDLTVRDGEIFGFLGPNGAGKSTTIDLLVDYAEPTDGSVRVFGNDVSEASVAARERIGVLPDGYGPIGERTGREHVEFAIDAKNADDDPDELLERVGMHGPDEYPVEEYSKGMAQRLMLAMALAGEPDLLILDEPSTGLDPNGARTMRKIVREENARGATVFFSSHILAQVEAVCDRIGILDAGQLVAVDSLESLRSEVGQSAEVTVELSTVPSKIPARVGAIDGVADVRTNGTTVVVACRNDAKAPVIAALHESAADVTNVTTSETSLDDLFESYTRGVA from the coding sequence ATGGCCGCTATCGAACTCCGCGGCGTGACCAAGCAGTATACGAGCTACGGTTTCTTCGGAAACCGCTCGGTCACGGCCGTACAGGACCTCGATCTCACCGTTCGCGACGGTGAGATATTCGGATTTTTAGGCCCGAACGGGGCCGGCAAGTCGACGACGATCGACCTCCTCGTAGATTACGCCGAACCGACCGACGGCTCGGTTCGCGTGTTCGGCAACGACGTCTCCGAAGCGAGCGTCGCCGCCAGAGAACGCATCGGCGTGCTTCCCGACGGCTACGGCCCCATCGGCGAGCGAACGGGCCGCGAACACGTCGAGTTCGCCATCGACGCCAAGAACGCGGACGACGACCCCGACGAACTCCTCGAGCGGGTCGGCATGCACGGCCCCGACGAGTACCCCGTCGAGGAGTACTCGAAGGGGATGGCCCAGCGACTCATGCTCGCGATGGCGCTCGCCGGGGAACCCGACCTCCTGATCTTAGACGAGCCCTCGACGGGCCTCGATCCCAACGGGGCACGAACCATGCGCAAAATCGTCCGCGAGGAGAACGCACGCGGCGCGACCGTCTTCTTCTCGAGTCACATTTTAGCGCAAGTCGAGGCGGTCTGCGACCGAATCGGCATTTTGGACGCCGGGCAACTGGTCGCCGTCGACAGCCTCGAGAGCCTGCGATCAGAGGTCGGTCAGTCGGCCGAAGTCACGGTCGAACTGTCGACGGTTCCGTCGAAGATACCCGCTCGAGTGGGCGCTATCGACGGCGTCGCCGACGTTCGAACGAACGGGACGACGGTCGTTGTCGCCTGTCGAAACGACGCGAAAGCGCCCGTGATCGCCGCCCTCCACGAGTCGGCGGCCGACGTGACGAACGTCACGACCAGCGAGACGTCGCTCGACGATCTCTTCGAGAGCTACACGCGGGGTGTTGCCTGA
- a CDS encoding TIGR00725 family protein, with protein sequence MRVSVVGGGTITAAQERTAVTVGKTLAANGHTVVCGGLGGTMEAVCRGAKSADGETIGILPTDRRADANEYVDTAIATGLGHARNALVPMNGDAVIALAGSAGTLSEIGFARVYDRPVVGIDTHDIPGVDAVDTPEAAVEALEAAVC encoded by the coding sequence ATGCGCGTGAGCGTCGTCGGCGGCGGAACGATTACGGCAGCACAGGAGCGAACCGCGGTGACGGTCGGGAAAACGCTCGCAGCGAACGGCCACACCGTCGTCTGCGGGGGGTTGGGTGGCACGATGGAAGCGGTCTGTCGCGGCGCGAAATCCGCGGACGGAGAGACGATCGGAATCCTCCCGACGGATCGCCGAGCCGACGCGAACGAGTACGTCGACACGGCCATCGCGACGGGGCTCGGCCACGCCCGAAACGCGCTCGTACCGATGAACGGGGACGCCGTCATCGCGCTGGCCGGTAGCGCGGGGACGCTCTCGGAGATCGGTTTCGCGCGGGTGTACGACCGTCCCGTCGTCGGGATCGACACGCACGACATTCCGGGCGTCGACGCCGTCGACACCCCCGAAGCGGCGGTCGAAGCCCTCGAGGCGGCCGTTTGCTGA
- a CDS encoding DUF7556 family protein has product MPNTHAHSVGSDDTVVGSIDSGGSSSEYVIADISADGAWISMQADAAPELPAWR; this is encoded by the coding sequence ATGCCCAACACTCACGCACATTCGGTTGGGTCCGACGACACCGTCGTTGGCTCCATCGATTCGGGAGGATCGAGCAGCGAGTACGTCATCGCGGACATCTCCGCCGACGGTGCGTGGATTTCGATGCAGGCCGACGCCGCGCCGGAGCTTCCGGCCTGGCGGTAG